In Helianthus annuus cultivar XRQ/B chromosome 3, HanXRQr2.0-SUNRISE, whole genome shotgun sequence, a single window of DNA contains:
- the LOC110929478 gene encoding importin-4 has translation MSQSLELLLIQFLMPDNDARRQAEDQIKRLAKDPQVVPALIHHLRTAKTPNVRQLAAVLLRKKITGHWAKLPPQLRQLVKQSLIESITMEHSPPVRRASANVVSIIAKYAVPGGEWPDLLPFLFQCSQSPQEDHREVALILFSSLTETIGDSFRPYFADLQALLLKCLQDETSNNVRVAALKAVGSFIEFTHDAAEVIKFREFIPSILNVSRQCIASGDEDVAIIAFEIFDELIESPAPLLGDSVKAIVQFSLEVCSSPNLDSSTRHQAIQIISWLAKYKSSSLKKHSLIIPILQVLCPLLTESANREEGDDDLAPDRAAAEVLDTMSLKLPKHVFPPVFEFASLSSQSVDPKFREASVTVLGVVSEGCLELMKEKLGPVLHIVLGGLRDPEQVVRGASSFALGQFAEYLQPEIISHYESVLPCILNAIEDSSDDVKEKSYYALAAFCENMGEEILPFLDSLMGKLFAALQTSKRMLQETCMSAIGSVASAAEQAFLPYAECVLELMKNFMVLTSDEDLRSRARATELVGIVAMVVGRARMEPILPPFIEAAISGYGLEYSELREYTHGFFSNVAEILEDGMVQYLPHVVPLAFASCNLDDGSAVDIDDSDDDNENVNGFGGVSSDDEAHDEPRMRNISIRTGVLDEKAAATQALGLFALHTKSAYAPYLEESLRIMVKHSSYFHEDVRLQAITGLKNILIAAHAVFQVQNDGAAKAREIFESVMNIYIKTMNEDDDKEVVAQACMSVADIIKDFGYVAIEPYMPRLVESTLVLLKQESVCQQIESDSDIDDDDTEHDEVLMDAVSDLLPAFAKAMGTHFAPIFATLFDPLMKFAKGSRPAQDRTMVVACLAEVAQDMGAPIAAYVDAIMPLVLKELASSSETNRRNAAFCVGELCKNGGTSSLKYFGDVLRGLYPLFGESEPDDAVKDNAAGAVARMIMAHQDSVPLNQVLPVFVKGLPLKEDHEESMPVYSCICNLVLSSNQQIAPLVPDLVNVFAQVAASPLETPEVKVQIGRAFAHLLSIYGQQMQPLLGSLSPAHANALAAIAPKS, from the exons ATGTCGCAATCGTTGGAGCTTCTGCTAATCCAATTCCTCATGCCGGACAACGACGCACGCCGCCAAGCAGAAGACCAAATCAAGCGCCTCGCCAAGGATCCACAGGTGGTTCCGGCACTCATCCACCACTTACGCACTGCTAAAACGCCTAACGTCCGCCAACTCGCCGCCGTCCTCCTCCGCAAGAAGATCACCGGTCACTGGGCCAAATTGCCGCCGCAGCTCCGCCAGCTTGTTAAACAGTCTCTTATTGAAAGCATCACTATGGAGCACAG TCCACCCGTGAGACGAGCTAGCGCAAATGTGGTGAGTATTATTGCAAAGTACGCGGTTCCTGGTGGAGAATGGCCAGATTTACTGCCGTTTTTGTTCCAGTGCAGTCAGAGTCCACAAGAAGACCATAGAGAG GTGGCATTGATATTGTTCAGCTCCTTAACCGAGACAATTGGGGATTCGTTTCGACCATATTTTGCTGATTTACAAGCTCTTCTACTCAAGTGTCTACAAGATGAGACTAGCAATAATGTTAGAGTTGCTGCTCTCAa GGCGGTTGGCTCTTTTATTGAGTTTACTCATGATGCCGCTGAAGTG attaaatttcgggaatttattcCTAGCATCCTAAATGTTTCAAGACAATGCATTGCCTCCGGTGATGAAGACGTCGCAATAATAGCTTTTGAAATATTTGACGAGTTGATCGAGTCTCCAGCACCACTTCTTGGAGATTCCGTCAAAGCCATTGTCCAGTTCTCTCTCGAGGTTTGCTCAAGTCCAAATTTGGATTCAAGCACACGTCATCAG GCTATTCAAATCATTTCATGGCTCGCAAAGTACAAATCTAGTTCCCTTAAGAAGCATTCACTGATCATCCCGATCCTTCAAGTTTTATGCCCGCTGCTAACAGAGTCAGCCAATCGGGAAGAAGGCGATGATGATCTGGCACCCGATCGCGCTGCTGCAGAGGTTCTCGATACCATGTCGTTAAAGTTGCCAAAACATGTGTTTCCGCCTGTTTTTGAGTTTGCTTCTTTGAGCAGTCAAAGTGTTGACCCTAAGTTTCGAGAAGCTTCAGTCACGGTTTTGGGTGTTGTTTCAGAGGGTTGTTTGGAGTTAATGAAAGAGAAGCTTGGGCCTGTTCTTCATATAGTTTTAGGGGGCTTAAGAGATCCTGAACAGGTTGTAAGAGGAGCTTCTTCTTTTGCATTAGGTCAATTTGCTGAGTATCTGCAACCCGAGATTATTTCCCATTATGAAAGTGTTCTTCCCTGTATATTAAATGCCATAGAAGATTCATCTGATGATGTCAAG GAGAAGTCATACTATGCATTGGCAGCATTTTGTGAGAACATGGGTGAAGAAATTCTCCCTTTTCTTGATTCTTTGATGGGAAAACTTTTTGCCGCTCTGCAAACAAGCAAGCGTATGTTGCAGGAAACATGCATG TCTGCAATCGGTTCAGTTGCATCTGCTGCGGAGCAAGCATTTCTTCCATATGCTGAATGTGTTTTGGAATTGATGAAAAATTTCATGGTGCTGACAAGCGATGAGGACCTTCGATCACGAGCTAGGGCTACAGAGCTGGTGGGTATAGTTGCTATGGTTGTTGGAAGGGCAAGGATGGAACCAATTTTACCGCCTTTTATCGAAGCTGCAATCTCT GGATATGGGCTGGAGTACAGTGAACTTCGCGAGTATACTCATGGATTTTTCAGCAACGTAGCAGAAATTTTGGAAGATGGAATGGTTCAG TATCTACCTCATGTTGTGCCTTTGGCGTTTGCTTCGTGTAATCTTGATGATGGTTCTGCTGTTGATATCGACGATTCTGATGATGATAATGAGAATGTAAATGGATTTGGTGGAGTATCATCTGATGATGAAGCTCATGATGAACCGAGAATGAGAAATATCAGTATAAGAACAGGGGTTTTAGATGAGAAAGCGGCTGCAACCCAAGCCCTTGGTCTATTTGCTCTACATACAAAGAGTGCTTATGCCCC CTATTTGGAAGAGTCATTAAGGATTATGGTGAAGCATTCCAGCTATTTCCATGAAGATGTTCGACTTCAGGCCATTACTGGCTTAAAAA ATATTTTGATAGCCGCACATGCAGTCTTCCAAGTTCAAAAT GATGGAGCAGCCAAGGCAAGAGAAATCTTCG AATCGGTGATGAACATTTATATCAAGACAATGAACGAAGATGATGACAAAGAAGTGGTTGCTCAAGCTTGCATGAGTGTAGCAGATATCATCAAAGACTTTGGATACGTCGCTATCGAACCTT ATATGCCTCGGCTTGTAGAGTCCACTCTGGTCTTACTTAAACAAGAATCAGTCTGTCAACAAATAGAATCAGACAGTGATATAGATGATGATGACACTGAGCATGATGAAGTGCTTATGGATGCTGTATCAGATCTCCTTCCTGCATTTGCCAAAGCCATGGGCACCCACTTTGCACCAATCTTTGCAactttatttgacccgttaatgAAATTCGCG AAAGGTTCACGTCCAGCACAAGACCGGACGATGGTGGTTGCATGCCTTGCAGAAGTTGCTCAGGATATGGGTGCTCCAATTGCTGCCTATGTTGAT GCAATTATGCCCTTGGTACTTAAAGAATTGGCTTCATCATCTGAAACTAATAGGAGAAATGCTGCATTCTGTGTTGGAGAGCTGTGCAAAAATGGTGGCACTTCCAGTCTCAAGTATTTTGGTGATGTGTTACGTGGTCTTTACCCGTTGTTTGGAGAATCCGAGCCAGATGATGCAGTAAAGGATAACGCTGCTGGTGCAGTTGCAAGGATGATTATGGCCCACCAGGATTCCGTCCCGTTAAACCAG GTTCTCCCTGTTTTTGTCAAGGGTCTTCCTTTAAAGGAAGATCATGAGGAGTCCATGCCTGTTTATAGCTGCATTTGCAACCTTGTTTTATCATCTAACCAGCAG ATTGCTCCTTTAGTTCCGGATTTGGTGAATGTTTTTGCACAAGTAGCTGCATCACCACTTGAAACACCTGAAGTGAAAGTGCAAATAGGAAGGGCTTTTGCTCATTTGTTATCAATTTATGGTCAACAGATGCAGCCCCTTTTGGGTAGTCTCTCACCTGCTCATGCTAATGCTTTGGCTGCCATTGCACCAAAAAGTTAA